The Nematostella vectensis chromosome 6, jaNemVect1.1, whole genome shotgun sequence region gtaacAGCATGAAATATGAGCAACCATCTATTGCCTAGTGTAGTTTTAGAAATGAAATTGCATtttagaaaacatttcctCCTTTATGTTTATAGGACTTTCAAGATAGTTATTTTAGGTAAAATATGTGCAATTACTTTTAGGATGTGATGGCCACTAAAAAGGGGGTGTCGAAGTACGAGTTCAGCTTTGACAAGGTTTTCCAGCACACGAGCAAGCAAGCCCAAGTGTTTGAAGAGATCTCCCAGCTTGTCCAGTCTGCCTTGGATGGGTATAATGTGTGCATCTTTGCATATGGTCAAACAGGGAGTGGAAAGACCTACACCATGGAAGGTGACCACAACAACCTGGAGCATAGGGGAATGATCCCACGATCCATGGAGCAAGTGTTCTTGAATACACACAAGCTACAGGAGAAAGGCTGGAAGGTATGTATATGACTGATGTACTACCCAAAATTCACCACCTGCATACCATATCTTCCATGGAGGTCAATCTGATTACCCTGTTTATAGTACAAAAGTAAATCTTACTGTATCCAGAATTCGCCTGTTAATAGTGTAAGATGGAGGTGGATCTTATCTAGTATTTCCCTGTTAATAGTGTAAGATGTAGGTCAAACTTATCTAATATTACCCTGTTAATAGTTCAAGATGGAGGTCAATCTTATCTAGGATTTCTCCTGTTAATAGTACAAGATGGAGGTCAATCTGATCTAGTATTTCCCTGTTAATAGTACAAGATGGAGGTCAAACTTATCTATAGTATTTCCCTGTTAATAGTACAAGATGGAGATTAATCTTATCTAGTATTTCCCTGTTAATAGTACATGATGTAGGTCAATTTTATCTAGTATTGCCCTGTTAATAGTACATGATGTAGGTCAATCTTATCTAGTATTGCCCTGTTAATAGTACATGATGTAGGTCAATCTTATCTAGTATTTCCCTGTTAATAGTACAAGATGGAGGTCAAACTTATCTAGTATTTCCCTGTTAATAGTACAAGATGGAGGTCAAACTTATCTAGTATTTCCCTGGTAATAGTACAAGATGGAGGTCAATCTTATCTAGTATTTCCCTGTTAATAGTACAAGATGGAGGTCAAACTTATCTAGTATTTCCCTGATAATAGTACAAGATGGAGGTCAATCTTATCTAGTATTTCCCTGTCAATAGTACAAGATGGAGGTTCAAACTTATCTAGTATTGCCCTGTTAATAGTACAAGATGGAGGTCAAACTTATCTAGTATTGCCCTATTAATAGTACAAGATGGAGGTCAATCTGATCTAGTATTTCCCTGTTAATAGTACAAGATGGAGGTCAAACTTATCTATATTATTTCCCTGTTAATAGTACAAGATGGAGATTAATCTTATCTAGTATTTCCCTGTTAATAGTACATGATGTAGGTCAATTTTATCTAGTATTGCCCTGTTAATAGTACATGATGTAGGTCAATCTTATCTAGTATTTCCCTGTTAATAGTACAAGATGGAGGTCAAACTTATCTAGTATTTCCCTGATAATAGTACAAGATGGAGGTCAATCTGATCTAGTATTTCCCTGTTAATAGTACAAGATGGAGGTTCAAACTTATCTAGTATTGCCCTGTTAATAGTACAAGATGGAAGTCAAACTTATCTAGTATTGCCCTATTAATAGTACAAGATGGAGGTCAATCTGATCTGGTATTTCCCTGTTAATAGTACAAGATGGAGGTCAAACTTATCTATAGTATTTCCCTGTTAATAGTACAGGATGGAGGTCAATCTTATCTAGTATTTCCCTGTTGAAGGAGGTCAATCTTATCCAGTATCTCCCTGTTAGTAGTACAGGATGGAGGTCAATCTTATCTAGTATTTCCCTGTTAATTGTACAAGATGGAGGTCAATCTTATCTAGTATTTCCCTGTCGATGGATGTAAATCTTATCTAGCATTTCCCTGTTAATTGTACAAGATGGAGGTCAATCTGATCTAGTATTACCCTGTTGATAGTACAAGATGTAGGTCAAACTTATCTAGTATTTCCCTGTTAAAGTACATGATAGAGGTCAATCTGATCTAGTATTTCCCTGTTAATAGTACAAGATGGAGGTCAATCTTTTCCAGTATTTCCCTGTTGATGGAGGTCAATCTTATCCAGTATCCCCCTGTTAATAGTACAGGATGGAGGTCAATCTTATCTAGTATTTCCCTGTTAATTGTACAAGATGTTGGTCAAACTTATCTAGTATTACCCTGGTAATAGTACAAGATGGAGGTCAATCTGATCTAGTATTTCCCTGTTTATAGTACAAGATGGAGGTCAATCTTATCTAGTATTTCCCTGTTAATAGTACAAGATGTAGGTCAAACTTATCTAGTATTTCCCTGTTAAAGTACATGATGGAGGTCAATCTGATCTAGTATTGCCCTGTTAATAGTACAAGATGGAGGTCAATCTGATCTAGTATTCCCCTGTTTATAGTACAAGATGGAGGTCAATCTTATCTAGTATTTCCCTGTTAATAGTACAAGATGTAGGTCAAACTTATCTAGTATTTCCCTGTTAAAGTACATGATGTAGGTCAATCTTATCTAGTATTTCCCTGTTAATTGTACAAGATGTAGGTCAAACTTATCTAGTATTACCCTGTTAATAAAACAAGATGGAGATCAATCTTATCTAGTATTCCCCTGTTAATAGTACAAGATGGGGGTCAATCTTATCTAGTATTTCCCTGTTAATAGTACATGATGTAGGTCAATCTTATCTAGTATTTCCCTGTTAATAGTACATGATGTAGGTCAATCTTATCTAGTATTCCCCTGTTAAGAGTACAAGAAGGAGGTCAATCTTATCCAGTATTCCCTTGTTAATAGTACAAGATGGATGTCAGTTTCTTGGAAATCTACAATGAGACAATCCGCGACCTTCTGGGATCTGGGGACGAGACAATCAAGCATGAGATCAAAATGGTGAATGGCAGCAACAGCACAAACTCGCAAGTCATGGTAACCAACTTAAAGACGTTTGAGGTCGAGGATGAGTCACAGGTCAGTCACTTGATATGTACTCACACATATTTTAGGATGTGCATGGAGATCTCCCACATCTAAAAAATGTTGGGTTGTGATTTCTATGAAATAATTTCTGATTGATCCCGTAAAGTGAAACATCTTAACCACAACGGCTATCCCTGGTTTTGTTAAACAGGTGTACAGCTTACTCAAGACAGCATCTCAAAACCGTGCTGTTGGGGCTACCGCGTGCAATGAGCGATCAAGCCGAAGCCATAGTGTGTTTATCATGAAGCTGACCGGCGAAAACTCTATCACAGAGGAGAGCTGCTCAGGTAGCTTTTCCTTTGTTTTTGTGTTCATTAGGAGAAAATATTTTCGCTCATAATAAAATTAAATGCTTAGTTGCCGAGTACCATGGAATCAAAGAAACATAGTGTGTGTATTTCGTAGCTATATCATCCCCATGCCTTACACCCTTAAGGTCCCTGTTGTGTCATCTAGTTTTCTAGGATAGATCCCTTAAGCTCTAGTAAGAAGACGAATTTTTCTTTGCCAGGTACGTTGAATCTTGTGGATCTTGCTGGTTCAGAGCGCTTAGGTCAATCCTGTGCCTCTGGTGATCGCCTCAAAGAAACCAAGAACATCAATAAGAGTCTTAGCACTCTGAGCAGCGTCATCATTGCACTTGCGAACAAGGTGAGGTCCGCTCACTTTTGCATGTCTCTGCTTCGTTGCAATGCTATGGTTATAGTAACCAATGAATCAATATTTCAGGAGGGTCATGTTCCTTACCGCAATAGCAAACTCACCTATTTGCTAAAAAACTCCCTTGGCGGCAACAGCAAAAGGTACGGTGAATTGTGAGTCTGTTTACAAGTAAAATTATCCTGATTAcaacaaaaaatgtaatttggctctgccaaattttcgcctttaataagacttcttcagagCAGACTTGTTAAAgatgaaaatttggcagaatcgaattccagtttttggtggattgtattcattgttctggtacgagatcacgacagtttgggctttttgattctattggTTTTAATTAGAAtatagaaatatatttttattttgtattatgTCACTACTCTTTTTTGTTACAGTATGGTTTGAAAATGCAAATGTACTTCTCATTTGCTTGCTTTTTTGAGAGGGGGGATAAAAGATTTGTTATACAAGTTAACTACAgtttttttgaaataaaattccTCAACTCTccttttgcttgtttttttctttttttaccaGCCTTATGTTTGTGAATATCTCCCCACGTGAAGAGTCATTGCAGGAAACCCTGTGCTCTCTCAGGTTCGCCACTAAAGTAAGTAAGACAATTTACATATGCTTGACATACTAGTCTGAACACTTGTTCCCACCATGCATACATTTGTCGGTGTATTGGACACTCTCCTAAGTGATTGAATAAATGATCCAGATCAAAACACCGTGTTGGCAATGATCACTAATGAAAAACCACCAGTGGAGCGAGGCTTCCTGTCATCCACGCCCACATTCCATGGCATATCTTGCTTGATACAAATTGCAAAAGCAAACTGGACTATTCTCTGTTGATCGACAGGTTAACCAATGCAACATTGGGACTGCACAGAGAAAAGTAACCAAGTAAATCCAAGTGAACTTATTCCTTGCTTCTGTTAATAGGACATGTAAATGAGCAGACAAGCTGCTTCTAATGTATTACTTATCCCAGTGTAATTACAAAGACCTCCAAATCTTTAAAAAACTAGTTTTGAAAAGAGAACACCAACTGCCACCACTAGACTGCCAGCCGCTAGCACACTAAACACAAGGTTCCTGTGTAAAAGGGATAAGACCACCCTTTCAtacatttcattttttactattttttggCACAGGTAATAATGTGTGGAAAGCTTTTGGCTTTGAttcctttataaaaaaaacagtttctTATAAAACAGAACAAATttgcttttactttttatgtcCATAAATTGATATGGAGAATAGTTTTCTAAAGTTTTCACTTTTTATATGGTTTGTTAAAACGTTCGGAAATTCTTGAGAACACTGACACACTTGCGTCTGCAGCTGTGTTAAGAAACTGATAAATTAGTTATTTGCTGTTCACTACGTTTTCAGTACAAAAAGTTTGAATTTTGCGCTATCATAATCTAACCCATCTTcgtgtgatgaaaatgctcgtattttagcACGCATatagcttggtatagcattattttaccaTAAATAGAAACATTTAGGTGGACGAGTCTATTAGAATGATATTTAATTTGAATTTATCGCTCAGAGCAATTGCCCTGACatcattgacgactgattgtaCTTTTTGTCTTGAGCccggggtgggaggagctttcccctttatagcggaacctcgtgtttaaaagACTTACATCAATATTGTCAGTCTTGCACAATCCCATAGCAAAACGATTGCAAGGGAAAGCTTTTTTCTATAGGTTTCAACAGTACCCATGTTCAATCTGACTACGAAACAGCGAGAGGCAGCCGAGCTAGCTTAGGTATAGCACGCGGAACACCGAGCTAGCTTAGGTATAGCACGCGGAACACCGAGCTAGCTTAGGTATAGTATGCAGAACATCGAGCTAGCTTAGGTATAGTATGCAGAACATCGAGCTAGCTTAGGTATAGTATGCAGAACATCGAGCTAGCTTAGGTATAGCATACCAGAACATCGAGCCAGCTTAGGTATAGCAATGGTTGCAGGTGATATTGTAGCCTGTATGTAAGGGAGGTGGATTTCTACTTGCAAGATTGCAGAGGCTTTGTAAGTATGAGATTACACATTGCAAGCGTGTAtgactaaaaaaaactgtagaATAATGAGGTGGTCTTCATAGGTGTGGTGTAATCATACAAGTTTGATAACTAGGTTTTGGTGCAAGAAGAGATGGATGTTGGACAAGAAGGAATGGGTAGCCTACAAGAAGGGAGTGGTTGTGTATAAGAATGGATCGGTGGTACACAACAAGAGGTGATGGGTTGTGCACAAGTAGGAATGGGTGGTGTACCAAGAAAGGATAGTTTTGTGTAAGAATGAATTAGTGGTATACATGGGATTGGTGTACAAGTAAGGATAGGTGTTATATGCAGGTAGGGATAGCTGGTGGCTGTACAagtagggatgggtggtgtgtAAAACAGGATGTCTGGTATACCTGATGTGACGGGTAGTGAATACATATTGCAGATACACAGATACATTTCTTCTGAGATTCAAGGGAACTTATTTCACATGAAGGCCATTGGAAATAATTGTATCGATTCCATCACTTATAAATAAACTTGATTTGGTCGATTTAATTTGGCTATCCCGAGCCTGAACAGATGGAATAAAAGGGTATGGGTCTGACCCTGaaataaatatcattattCTGAACCATCATAACAATGACTCATATGCACTAAAGCAATATATAAACCATAATGAAACGGTTTGTGGTCGCTTCTCACAGTGAATTGACCACGATAACTGTATTCATTATATGGCTACGATGgtacgcgcgctctgattggctgttgaGCGGGCTAGAATCCTACTATATTGCCCGTGGGcagttttgaatattttgttctCAGCAAGCTTTGTTTACATTACCCTGCTCACAGAGCTTTTCCTGTTCGTTTTTTGTGTCCGCGGGACACAAACAAACGAGAACGCGAAAAAACAGAAACGCGACAAGATAAGTTAACAGAtagaaaaaacaaacaggaaaagcTCTGTTAGCAGGGTAACAGTTGTGCTGACTTAAATTattgcccgtataaccgatCGTAGTCTTAACCGATCAGGAcgattgtttgattgttttcccAAGCGTCCGCTCCAGCGCCCCTAAAAATATTCCCAGTATaactagttcgactccacTTCCAAGACAATTATTTTTCAGCAACCGAGGTGTCTAACATCGTTCCcagcaagcaaaaaaaaaaaaaaaaaacgggctgcggaacagatccgttttgtgcccttcGAACTAAGCCCTTCTTTTGTACACACCGACTGCGACGCTCTGTTTCCAACTGCTTCGCTATCTACTTTCCAAAGGCCTTATAAAACATGCAGATTTACTTATAAATACAACAACGCCAAATGCTTCGCACGCCTTAACGGTGTACGgacattagtgttgctcagtaacgacgttgctacgctgggggcgttgagcgcgcgcatatacataacacggaattcgtcattcacaagctttcctgaagtaaaagaaacaaaaaaatatgcgtTTCAAGTTACCCAAGATTGACTTTAAGTTAATCTCAGCCTTTTCGGCTTCTGATATTTcccatattttgtaaaaacgaagaTTCAGCGAAGTCAAGCCAACCTTTTTAAAgtcaaagttttcaattttcactacctgCGCGCGCAGCAAACACCGGTTTCAAACGCTCGCGCACGCACTGAAAATCATGACATGGCGGATATCGCTCCTTTGAAGTGTAAATACGACGAAACActattggaatttgtttttaaacttcatttcaatttcatcatgTGAGATATCAGTGTGTCTGAGCAGGCCAAATGTGCACACACGGGCTTTgtttcacttccggttctgcgttttctaaaaaaagctttttttgtcgccaaattatttcaaaacgcagtatttttctgtattcctttttattaaaatctccTTCATATAGTCAACATGGATTTAGCGTtaatctaacagaaaccaaaattatatcaaataatctggatttcagaacctttgaaaaatcataaaaaacaattactcaatAATTACTAAAACGCATGCTTGGCTTAATGCACTCATCCCTAAAGATTTATAAAActtattcaatatttgttttcgagcaattttacttgaaatatttgcttATATCTGTACCTATGACGTCACGGGGTAACGTCATCATAATAGTCAGCACACTTTTGTTTgtcaacttggcaaatattagacccttatgactttctacaaggcttttatggtatattcaattttccttagcaacagatgtcagtacacccttaaataGTTTAGTTGGAAAATGTATAGATTAAGGCACTGcccaaagggggaggggtaagggTAGTTTTAGGGGGATATAGATGTCTTTAGAATGGTTTTATTGAGATTTAAAATATGAGAATTTTCTACTGCCATGTCATTATGACAtgtattggcccctccaaatggatTAAGCAAGTGATCATTCAATTATTGAATAATAAACCTTGGTGTGAGGCTGTCAAAACTCAAGGTGTCTTAGTTGACGAGTATTTTTGAGTCTaatggtcatttcttatttccCTTCATAACGTTCCACTATGTATATATAGAGACTACCCTGAAGAAATCATTACTAGATCGCAAAGACAATATTGATTTCGGCAGAGATAtgataagagaaagaaaacaagaaagtGTAAAAAATCTGATTTCATGGCTTGTTAATGAAGCGTCAATTTGTTCCCGAGGAAAGGAATCCTTTCAGCAGCAAACTCAGTGGCGAATTTAAAATTAACATCATGCAATGAATGTTCAATATGAACCATAGTCACTCGGTTGTTATTCTGGACATCTACTGTCATCTTGCCCCGCTTATCAAAGAAATCTCTTTGTCAATGGTGGGACGTAGTTCGAAAAAATAATCTCTGCAGAAAATGTTTAAGGTACTACCGGAGGCTATTTCCCGGAAATTGTTTACCAAGTTTGAGCTGTGATATCTTCTACACAAAAAGCCGAATTCCTTTGAAACTTCAGGAAAAGTTTAAGAAGTTATTCAGGTTTataggaaaaatattttcGAGTAAATCCGTCGGAAAATGCAATATCACACTGACGACTGTCATAAATAAGATGGTACCACATGCAATCAGTGCTCAAAAAGACATCACCGGTCTCTATAAAGTGAAATTGCGGCTCCACCCAAATCTTTCGGTGCACCTACCAGATACAATCAAGGAACAGAACCCCTCTGGATCAGACCAGGACAGACCTACGCGGAAGACATCCTAACGTACAACCGGAATCCACCAAGGCCCGCCCGCGGACAGACCCTGCCAAGAGCCCCTGGTGGCCAAAACCCGCTCAGGCCCCCCTGGACCAGACAACAAAGTGTTGAACAGTCATCAGGACCCCCTGGTGACCAAGATAAAGAAACAAATGTACGTTTTGGTGCACCCATCTGGAACCCCTGGAGCTATAACCCGGAAGGGGGTGGAGCCGACACACAGAACTGTGCGCCAAAGAATGCAGCAGCTGAAAACTGCAGTCCAAATGCTATGTGTCCCATTCAGAAAGTACTTATTGAAGACAACAATGGAAATACAGTCGGAATGCTCGCTATGTTAGACAGTGGATCGAACACCACTttaatttccaaaaaaaaattgttagcCATCTAGGTTTAACTGGAGTCGAGACAGAactgacaatgacaatgagcTGGAGGAATGCAAAATCACGAAAATTCCGAAATATTGGAACTTCCAGTCATAGATAATCAGAACACTAAAAAGAACATTCAGGCTTTCACCTTCAAACAGCCATGCGGTCCTGCCAAAACCatttaacagaaaacaatcTCTTCTTTTAAGCATCTGAACAACATTCAAAGTGACCTTTAtttcatcctcggggacccagggcgtcgcggagatcgggcacataGGGAGCGCAGCGCGAGAAAGAAACAGGCTGAAGGACGCCCTGGACAACTGCTCTGTAAAACCcatttctaaaaaataaatcaaactcGCTCTCTGATTGGCCTCATTTTCTAATTAAATTAATATGAGACTAATCAGAGTGATCCATGTGAATTTGAAAAGCAGACGGACCTCACGCTCAGAAACACTTCACAAACACCTAAATAACAAAGCCTGCTCGGTTTAGTAAAAGTCTTATGATCAGATTTAGCCTGGAGTCTTCAAAGGGTTGCGCGAGCAAGGAGAAACTTGGGCACAATATCCGATCATGTCTTTGCCCGCTCAGCTCCATTATGAAATAGCAGGTAATATACCTTCTGCGTACATCGGAGAATGCCCTGTAATCGATAGGATTATCGACGAGTGGACCACCGACTTCCGAATTATTTTCGGGACCGAGGTTCTTGTTAGAAATTTACGATTCTGTGCATCATTGCGATACGAAATAGGGGGGGACTAGggggtttcatagaaacgagtaggaggcgcgaatcgcccctccgggcgtcccagccccgtcttaggcttgggaggcgcgaatccccCCTCCGACCCCCAGCCCCAACCCaggctaggggggggggggggggggctttcaGTGgcaccgaaacgcgtttcgtGTAGACTAACAGTTGCTggttattaatctacgtcgggaccacttcgcgtagatgggagtcgagccgccatcttggatgatTGAGCTTGGTACTTCATGACATACGTTTTTAAGGACTTTTTGACTCGAACTCTAATGAATAAAGCTGTTATGAAGTATCACGGCTATATTTTTCCAACAATGCAGTTCGAACCCCCAaggacttgcaattagacctccgtctgtcctgtggtataccgagcgttcgaaggatgaagtgcggaaaagattattGCGGGTGGCTCAAGGTcggccacgcaaacacgtgcggccagaggtgcatggacacctactgcaaggtgcacctccaaaggctccgtaagggcagccccctccccgtgccgtgcaggatctgcggcatagggactcagtcggagacgcggttgtgccgcccctgcggagcgaatcgtgaagggcagaggatgcgtggcgtcgagaggcgcgctcggggatggttcgcactcgtcctgtctgacatcgcagcccgcggtacgggcaattagagactgggtggcacaaggcatacccaaacgctcgtcctgtctgacaccgcggcccgcgatacgggcgattagagactgggtggcacaggcatacccaaacactcgtcccgccggctgtgatacgggcagttagagactgggtggcacaaggtgtgcccaaacatggacgcttacataAAGGAGGTTCTCAATAGCATGCGTGAGGATgcaagaggcgcccgcc contains the following coding sequences:
- the LOC5506339 gene encoding carboxy-terminal kinesin 2, giving the protein MESAAKVRPPLTSRNPNIISKLRPPSKVNLPLSTVKRRRPADQVASEEPISSKIARNSTTLRRQTTTCALTRRALPSARPLSARPPSARPPTSRTATKAVSTDQAKRQLQQTQQASAKIQDLQAQILSTEDELRSLQLKHDFELEVHKSKIKSIETEKNNLQQDLCVAKEENTALRVTLAQMAAQKLEITTELQATKVQLQAAIEDNKLKKENILSLENLVQMLRATIMENEDKLRQEEMTRRTLHNTIQELKGNIRVFCRVRPPLPNEMNKDLVNVSLQDEGRGIAITPSNLPEDVMATKKGVSKYEFSFDKVFQHTSKQAQVFEEISQLVQSALDGYNVCIFAYGQTGSGKTYTMEGDHNNLEHRGMIPRSMEQVFLNTHKLQEKGWKYKMDVSFLEIYNETIRDLLGSGDETIKHEIKMVNGSNSTNSQVMVTNLKTFEVEDESQVYSLLKTASQNRAVGATACNERSSRSHSVFIMKLTGENSITEESCSGTLNLVDLAGSERLGQSCASGDRLKETKNINKSLSTLSSVIIALANKEGHVPYRNSKLTYLLKNSLGGNSKSLMFVNISPREESLQETLCSLRFATKVNQCNIGTAQRKVTK